A region of Streptomyces deccanensis DNA encodes the following proteins:
- a CDS encoding TolB family protein has translation MKRPVLRVLAHAVGSVLVTVGVAVGVTSVSSASAVAQDESPGVVPTTQRISVAPDGVTGGNGHSTDPVVSADGRVVAFVSSATNLGPTTDVRNSVYYRTGPGEPLQRVVVPGETTSTPQLSESGRYLTFGSYSTATSTSSVHLMDLSTGTIERLTPPAVDGYQLSYGIAPVSADGRYVAFVARYAAEPQGSFPCRVMLLDRKTQEVRRVSRESDGSKTSYRCEQVAMSANGRKVAYLEGYTGPGTGDQGDILVYDRRSGRTVHADATPDGTPASTSSFAPVLSGDGSKVGFNSAAGDLVPDGDTNNGVNAFVRDLRTGKLQRYDGHAPTDLTLLSDLSVDGSKLLLNTADANRTSLGLVLRDLCTGQEELLSPGQDGKPVTVGDAALSGDESTVVFESYHPGLVPEDNNLIGDVFVRAVGSALSP, from the coding sequence GTGAAGAGACCTGTGTTACGTGTGCTGGCGCATGCCGTCGGTTCCGTCCTGGTGACCGTGGGGGTGGCCGTGGGCGTGACGTCCGTGTCGTCCGCGTCCGCCGTCGCCCAGGACGAGTCACCGGGCGTCGTGCCGACCACCCAGCGGATCAGTGTGGCCCCGGACGGCGTCACCGGCGGCAACGGCCACTCCACCGACCCGGTCGTCAGCGCCGACGGGCGCGTCGTGGCCTTCGTGTCGTCCGCGACCAACCTCGGGCCGACGACCGACGTGCGCAACAGCGTCTACTACCGGACGGGGCCCGGTGAGCCGCTGCAACGCGTGGTCGTGCCGGGGGAGACCACCTCCACGCCTCAACTGTCCGAGTCCGGGAGGTACTTGACTTTCGGGTCGTACTCGACGGCGACCTCCACCTCCTCCGTCCACCTCATGGATCTGAGCACCGGCACCATCGAGCGTCTGACGCCCCCGGCGGTCGACGGCTATCAGCTGTCGTACGGCATCGCGCCGGTCAGCGCCGACGGGCGGTACGTCGCCTTCGTCGCCCGGTACGCCGCCGAGCCGCAGGGCTCGTTCCCGTGCCGGGTCATGCTGCTGGACCGGAAGACGCAGGAGGTGCGGCGGGTCAGCCGGGAGTCCGACGGCTCCAAGACCTCCTACCGGTGCGAGCAGGTCGCGATGAGCGCCAACGGGCGCAAGGTCGCCTACCTGGAGGGGTACACCGGGCCCGGCACCGGCGATCAGGGCGACATCCTGGTCTACGACCGGCGCAGCGGGCGTACCGTGCACGCCGACGCCACCCCCGACGGGACGCCCGCCAGTACCTCGTCCTTCGCTCCCGTGCTCAGCGGCGACGGCTCCAAGGTCGGCTTCAACTCGGCGGCCGGCGACCTCGTCCCGGACGGCGACACCAACAACGGAGTGAACGCCTTCGTCCGCGACCTGCGGACCGGCAAGCTCCAGCGGTACGACGGCCACGCCCCCACCGACCTCACGCTGCTGTCCGACCTCTCCGTCGACGGCTCCAAGCTGCTGCTCAACACGGCGGACGCGAACCGTACGTCCCTCGGGCTGGTCCTGCGCGATCTGTGCACCGGGCAGGAGGAACTGCTGTCTCCGGGGCAGGACGGCAAGCCCGTCACCGTCGGCGACGCGGCGCTGAGCGGGGACGAGTCGACGGTGGTCTTCGAGTCGTACCACCCGGGGCTCGTCCCCGAGGACAACAACCTGATCGGGGATGTGTTCGTCCGCGCCGTGGGGTCCGCGCTCAGTCCGTAG
- a CDS encoding LLM class F420-dependent oxidoreductase has protein sequence MANQNLGRYGIWSIGLRTEDPARRGELAEAAAELEELGFGALWLGGSTSVGHAVPLVEATSRITVATGIQSIWQHEAADTASRFAELDATHPGRFLLGLGVSHAKLAEQYRRPYAAMVDYLDALDAAGVPADRRVLAALGPKMLRLSRDRAAGSHPYLVTPEHTAQAREALGTGPLLAPELKVILESDADRARSIARAHLAFYLTLPNYTNTFLRLGFTEAELEDGGSDRLIDAVYAWGEDERIRARVDEFHAAGADHVALQVLDGREGDALPRKEWARLAGVVGALRTTD, from the coding sequence ATGGCGAATCAGAACCTGGGGCGATACGGCATCTGGAGCATCGGTCTGCGGACGGAGGACCCCGCCCGGCGGGGTGAACTGGCCGAAGCGGCAGCCGAGTTGGAGGAGCTCGGCTTCGGCGCGCTCTGGCTCGGCGGCAGCACGTCGGTCGGGCACGCCGTGCCCCTCGTCGAGGCCACGTCCCGGATCACCGTCGCCACCGGCATCCAGAGCATCTGGCAGCACGAGGCCGCGGACACGGCCTCGCGGTTCGCCGAGCTGGACGCCACCCACCCCGGCCGCTTCCTGCTCGGCCTGGGCGTGAGCCACGCGAAGCTCGCGGAGCAGTACCGGCGCCCGTACGCCGCGATGGTCGACTACCTGGACGCCCTGGACGCGGCCGGGGTCCCCGCCGACCGCCGGGTGCTGGCCGCGCTGGGCCCGAAGATGCTCCGCCTCTCCCGCGACCGGGCGGCCGGCTCGCACCCGTACCTGGTGACGCCGGAGCACACGGCACAGGCCCGCGAGGCGCTGGGCACGGGCCCGCTCCTGGCCCCCGAGCTGAAGGTGATCCTGGAGTCCGACGCGGACCGCGCCCGGTCGATCGCCCGCGCCCACCTCGCGTTCTACCTGACCCTCCCGAACTACACGAACACCTTCCTCCGCCTCGGCTTCACCGAGGCGGAGCTGGAGGACGGGGGCAGCGACCGCCTGATCGACGCGGTGTACGCGTGGGGCGAGGACGAGCGGATCCGGGCGCGGGTGGACGAGTTCCACGCGGCGGGAGCGGACCACGTGGCGCTGCAGGTACTGGACGGGCGGGAGGGCGACGCCCTGCCGAGGAAGGAGTGGGCGCGGTTGGCCGGGGTGGTGGGGGCGCTCCGGACTACGGACTGA
- a CDS encoding maleylpyruvate isomerase N-terminal domain-containing protein has product MDLFAASWAALRAAVADLTDKDFEQPSGCAGWLVRDLVCHLVIDAQDVLITLATPAGTAPLTADATTYWQVTNDPPTGEDPLAALTVRLAAAYEDPALLKFHLDDVGAAAGRAAGLADPTARVTTQDKVLTVADYLTAYVLEWTLHHLDLTAYVPTAPGPSSESLAHSRAALERVAGAAFPASFTDADVLLIGTGRRATTDGQRAELEPLAMKLPLVLG; this is encoded by the coding sequence GTGGACCTTTTCGCAGCTTCATGGGCGGCGTTGCGCGCGGCGGTGGCCGACCTCACGGACAAGGACTTCGAACAGCCGTCGGGCTGCGCGGGCTGGCTGGTGAGGGACCTCGTCTGCCACCTGGTCATCGACGCCCAGGACGTCCTGATCACGCTGGCGACCCCCGCCGGCACCGCGCCCCTGACGGCCGACGCGACGACGTACTGGCAGGTCACGAACGACCCCCCGACCGGCGAGGACCCCCTCGCCGCCCTGACGGTCCGCCTGGCGGCGGCGTACGAGGACCCGGCCCTCCTCAAATTCCACCTGGACGACGTGGGCGCGGCGGCGGGCCGCGCGGCCGGACTCGCCGACCCCACGGCCCGGGTGACCACCCAGGACAAGGTCCTCACGGTCGCCGACTACCTCACGGCGTACGTCCTGGAATGGACCCTCCACCACCTGGACCTGACGGCCTACGTCCCGACGGCCCCCGGCCCGTCCTCGGAGAGCCTGGCCCACTCCCGCGCGGCACTGGAACGGGTCGCCGGAGCGGCGTTCCCCGCGTCCTTCACCGACGCGGACGTCCTACTGATCGGCACGGGGCGCCGGGCAACGACGGACGGGCAGCGTGCCGAACTGGAGCCGTTGGCTATGAAGTTGCCGCTCGTGCTCGGCTGA
- a CDS encoding DUF4190 domain-containing protein, translating to MTSYGSTSATSGSRTNGLAIASLVCGIIGIFFFNVILGPLAIVLGAVGLRQAGVKGGGGLAKAGIVLGVVDLIIFAVLIAVAASNGGFTWYVGG from the coding sequence ATGACGAGTTACGGCAGTACCTCTGCCACTTCCGGATCGCGCACCAATGGTCTGGCCATTGCCAGCCTGGTCTGCGGAATCATCGGAATCTTCTTCTTCAACGTGATTCTCGGGCCGCTGGCCATCGTGCTGGGTGCGGTCGGCCTGCGGCAGGCGGGGGTGAAGGGCGGCGGCGGCTTGGCCAAGGCCGGCATCGTCCTCGGGGTCGTGGACCTGATCATCTTCGCGGTGCTGATCGCCGTGGCCGCGTCCAACGGCGGTTTCACCTGGTACGTCGGAGGCTGA